The archaeon genome includes the window CGGGGCGCCCACGCTCCCAGAGCTGGAACTCGCCGAGGAGATCCACAGGTCCATGCGCGGAATCGAAAAGTTGAGGTTCGTCAATTCGGGCACCGAGGCGGCGATGTCCGCACTCAGGGTGGCCAGGGCCCACACTCGGAGGAGGAAGGTCCTGAAGTTCGAAGGATGCTATCACGGGCACGCTGACCCCTTCCTGACCGCCGCCGGCTCCGGCTTGGCCACGCTGGAAATACCAACCTCGCCGGGGGTTCCCGAAGGGGTCACCTCAGACACCGTCACTGTTCCGTTCAACGACGTCGAAGCGGTCGCCAAAGTGGTAGAGGCTGAGGGTGAAGGCTTGGCCGCGGTGATAGTCGAGCCGGTCGCAGGGAACATGGGGGTGGTCCCGCCCGAGGAGGGATTCCTACGAGCACTCCGAACGCTGACAAGCTCCTGCGGGGCGGTCCTGATCTTTGACGAGGTCATCACTGGATTCAGAGTCGCTCGGGGCGGGGCCCAGGAACTCTACGACGTCGCCCCGGACCTGACGCTCCTGGGCAAGGTGATCGGCGGAGGGCTGCCCGTGGGGGCGTACGGAGGGTCTTCAGAACTGATGAGCCTCGTCGCCCCAGAAGGCAAGGTCTACCAAGCGGGGACGCTCTCAGGGAATCCAGTTGCCATGGCGGCAGGTCTCGCCACGCTGCGGGCCCTTGACCTGAGGGCCTACGAGCGCCTCGAGAGGACATCTTCGGCCCTGGAGGAGGCCCTACTTCAGGCGGCCTCGGAGGCGGGAGTGGAAGTCACCGTGAATCGGGTCGGATCGATGGTAGGGTTCTATTTCGGCGGCTCGAGGGTCCGTAGCTTTGGCGACGCGAGGGCGACGGCCTCCGATAGGTACCCGAGATTCCATCAACGGATGCTGAAAAGGGGAAACTATCTCCCGCCGTCCCCGTTCGAAACAATCTTCCTCTCGACGGCGCACACCGAGCAAGACGTCGGAGAGACTGGAGGTGCGGCGCTTGCCGCCTTGAAGGAGGAAGGAGACTGAGTCCTTTCATAGACGCGTGTTTCGGCAGGGAGGTCGAATACACCCCTACGTGGTTCATGCGCCAGGCAGGACGATATCTCCCATCGTACCGGAAGCTCAAAGGAAACAGGTCCATCCTCGACGTCGCCAAGGACCCAGGACTTGCCTCGACTGCGGCCTGCGACGCAGTCAGGGAGCTCGGGGTAGACGCAGGCATAATCTTCGCGGACATAATGCTCCCTCTGGAGGGCATGGGGGTCGGTTTCAAGATAGAAGAGAATGTGGGACCGGTCGTCTCCAACCCGATCAGGTCAGCGGATGGGGTCGCGGCCCTTGGAAACTTCGACGCCGAACGAGACGCGGGCGCGGTCTATGACGCAATCGATGAAACGGTGAGGAAGCTCGACGGGGTACCTCTGATCGGATTCTCGGGCGCGCCGTTCACCCTCGCCGGCTATCTCATCGAAGGGATGCCGAGCAGGGAGTTGGGAGTCACAAAGTCGATGATGTACACTCAACCCGAATCCTGGGGGGAGCTCATGACGAAGCTCACCAAGATGGTGAAGGACTATCTCAGGGGGCAGGTCGCCCACGGCGTCCAGGCTGTCCAGCTCTTCGACAGCTGGGTCGGCTGCCTCTCGCCGGAGGACTACGCCCGGTATGTCCTTCCGTATACGAAGGAGATCTTCGATTCAGTCGACCAGAAGGTGGCGACGATCCACTTTTGCGCGTCTTCATCCCACCTCATAGAAGGCTTCCGCGAGACCGGGGCCAGAGTCCTGAGCGTGGACTGGAGAGTCCCCATAGGCAGCGTGTGGAAGAGGTGCGAAGACTCGGTTTCCGTCCAGGGCAATCTAGACCCCTCGCTCGCCGTGGCGGGGGGAAGACGGATGGATGAGGGTGTGACGAGGATAGTCGAACAAGCCAAGCAGCACCGCGGGCATGTTTTCAGCCTGGGGCACGGGGTCCTGAAGGAGACGCCGCCGGAGAACCTGAGGGCGATAGTGAAGACAGTTCGCGAGAGGACGAGGGTCAGGAATTGACGAAGGGCGTGATTCTCATGGCCTACGGGACCCCGGCGTCCCTCGAGGGCGTGGAGGCATACTACACCCATATCCGCGGGGGGCGGAAGCCAAGCGACGAGCAGCTGGAGGACCTCGTGGGGAGGTACAGGGCCATCGGCGGAGCATCTCCCCTGATCAGGATAACCGAGAGCCAGAGAGACGGCCTGGAAGCCAGACTGAGGAGCGAGGGGTCGGAGACCTTGGTCTACGCGGGTATGAAGCACTCCCCGCCGTTCATCGGGGAGGTCGTCGAGAGGGCAGAAAGAGACGGAGTGGACAGCTTGCTCGGAGTAGTCTTGGCTCCGCACTACTCAAAGACCAGCACTGGCGGCTATCTCGCGGCCATGGAAGAGGCCAGCAGGAAGCTCAATGGCAAAGTGAAAATCGATTTCGTGAAGTCTTGGCACGAGAACCCGAAGTTGGTCGAGTTGTGGGGCGTCCTAGTCAACGAGGCGCAAGGACGGTTCGATGGCAGTCACTGGCTGGTCTGCTCTGCCCACAGCCTCCCCGAGAGAATCCTCAAGGAGGGCGACCCCTACAAGGATGAGCTGCTCGAGACCTCGAAGCTTGTCGCGGATGCGACCGGCAACGGGAAGTGGTCATTCGCATTTCAGAGTGCCAGCCACACGGGCGAGCCATGGCTAGGGCCGGACATACTGGAGCATGCAGAGGAGCTCGGCCGCCGCGGGGAGAGGAACCTCCTGGTGGCACCGCTCGGATTCACGTCGGACCACCTCGAAATTCTGTATGACCTGGACGTCGAGTGCAAGAATTGGGCAAAGGAAGCCGGGATGAGGGTCGAGCGGTGCGATCTGCCCAACGCCAGGCCAGAGATGATAGATGCTCTGTATTCGGTCGTCGAGTCGGCTGGCTACTCGGGCTCAGCGCCTCGGGCGTAGCCGGCCCAAATCGGTCGAACAAAACTACCCAAAGGGCCAGCGAGAATAAAGCATCCGCCATTAGAACCGACTGGAGCTTCACAGGGCTCAGGATGTCCGGGTTCTCCAAGAACTGGCAGAATAAGCAAGACCAGAGCGGCGGGGGCAAGGGGCTCAGCGGGCTGCTGAGGAGCTCCGCACCTATCCGCCCTCAGATCGACAAGGCCACACGTGACATCAGTCTTCTCATCTCCAGGCTCGGCGCCGCCGAAGCCAAGATCAAGACTAG containing:
- the hemL gene encoding glutamate-1-semialdehyde 2,1-aminomutase; translation: METARSASLFERAKEVMVGGVSSPVRSFGSVGGVPRFIDRGEGARLWDLDGSRYTDYVLSWGPLIIGHAHPDVLKAIVSTAKRGTSFGAPTLPELELAEEIHRSMRGIEKLRFVNSGTEAAMSALRVARAHTRRRKVLKFEGCYHGHADPFLTAAGSGLATLEIPTSPGVPEGVTSDTVTVPFNDVEAVAKVVEAEGEGLAAVIVEPVAGNMGVVPPEEGFLRALRTLTSSCGAVLIFDEVITGFRVARGGAQELYDVAPDLTLLGKVIGGGLPVGAYGGSSELMSLVAPEGKVYQAGTLSGNPVAMAAGLATLRALDLRAYERLERTSSALEEALLQAASEAGVEVTVNRVGSMVGFYFGGSRVRSFGDARATASDRYPRFHQRMLKRGNYLPPSPFETIFLSTAHTEQDVGETGGAALAALKEEGD
- the hemE gene encoding uroporphyrinogen decarboxylase, which codes for MSPFIDACFGREVEYTPTWFMRQAGRYLPSYRKLKGNRSILDVAKDPGLASTAACDAVRELGVDAGIIFADIMLPLEGMGVGFKIEENVGPVVSNPIRSADGVAALGNFDAERDAGAVYDAIDETVRKLDGVPLIGFSGAPFTLAGYLIEGMPSRELGVTKSMMYTQPESWGELMTKLTKMVKDYLRGQVAHGVQAVQLFDSWVGCLSPEDYARYVLPYTKEIFDSVDQKVATIHFCASSSHLIEGFRETGARVLSVDWRVPIGSVWKRCEDSVSVQGNLDPSLAVAGGRRMDEGVTRIVEQAKQHRGHVFSLGHGVLKETPPENLRAIVKTVRERTRVRN
- the hemH gene encoding ferrochelatase — encoded protein: MAYGTPASLEGVEAYYTHIRGGRKPSDEQLEDLVGRYRAIGGASPLIRITESQRDGLEARLRSEGSETLVYAGMKHSPPFIGEVVERAERDGVDSLLGVVLAPHYSKTSTGGYLAAMEEASRKLNGKVKIDFVKSWHENPKLVELWGVLVNEAQGRFDGSHWLVCSAHSLPERILKEGDPYKDELLETSKLVADATGNGKWSFAFQSASHTGEPWLGPDILEHAEELGRRGERNLLVAPLGFTSDHLEILYDLDVECKNWAKEAGMRVERCDLPNARPEMIDALYSVVESAGYSGSAPRA